A window of Salmo trutta chromosome 33, fSalTru1.1, whole genome shotgun sequence genomic DNA:
TTTTACGAAATTGGTGAGTGCATTATGACTATATAACGATTAAGGTGCTATCGTAAATGCATGTATATTTTAAAATTAAATTATTTGCGTCTTAACTAAGAACATCAAAATGGCGTCTCCCATCACTCGTGCCATCTGATGACGCACTCATCAGTGCCAACTAGTAGTTTTGGCGCGTTCAAAATAACTGGGAACTCGGACActtacgaggtcaaatcatgacgtcggagctctagaaagaggcccgaggtGGAATTCAAATCGACCTTTCCCAGTCGGAGCGCGCTTTTTTTCCCCTCCCgatttccagttgttttgaacgcggcatgaATGACGCTTTCAAgataactgggaactcggaaacgAGGTCGAATCATGACGTCAATGCTCTTCAGTGGGAACACTAGAAAGATGCCCgagattccgagttggatgaccctTAATGATATTTACCAGTCGGAACTCGGTTTTTCTGAGTTGTCGGGTGTTCTGGACGGCCTGACGGCGgatatttccgagttcccagttgttttgaactctGCTTACGCTAGCTTCATCAGTCAGGCTTTCTGGTTGCTAATCCACCCAACCTCGTTTGTAAGTGGTTTGGATATCGAAGTGAAAGAATGTGTCGTTAAATGTATTAGCTTGTTAACGGTAAAGCAAAATCAATTGGCTGGCTAGTGTAGCTAGTTAACAAACACAATGACCTGTGAGATTAACTACTCTAGTCGTGAAGATGGCTAGCTCCGTAGGTTAGAGTAATTTTTGATGCCGAATTTGATGTCTTCAACTCGTGACTTGACCACCTCGATATGGTAATGCATGGTCGGAATTGGAGGGCAATGAGCTAAATGTCAGACTGCCTTTTCGTCTGGTCTGTAATTGTCAACGGTGATATTTCATAAGAGCCACACTATGGACACATTGGGTTGCTAACAGTATACCTATCTATACAGATTATAATTATATGATTTGACCTTTTAGTAACACGGGCTACTTGGGTATTCAATAAAAGCCATTGCCATCTAGGAAGTTATCAGAATCTGTGGCACTAGAGCTGATGTCCGTGCCTTTCTCCCTTTATTTCAGAGCTGTTGTGCAGCAGTTGGAACCTGTGTTGGGGAAACCTAGTCTACAAGCAAGGAGCTTGCGGCCACTTTGGCAAAATATTTTTCATGTCAGAGACGGAGCACGCTTGCAGTCGTTTATGTCATCCCTTATTTTCCAGACAGAAGATCCCGAAACATCTCCAATATCTTTTTATCTTACTGATAGTGCTAGTAGCCAGCAAAAATGTCTGTTAATGTCAACCGCAGTGTGGCAGACCAGTTCTATCGCTACAAGATGCCCCGTCTGATTGCTAAGGTGACTATCTGGTAGAGTATGATCCTGTAAGAGAAATGACTTACAAATATCAAGAATGTTGAATGACTATCTTTGGCTGTGTTTGCTCTAGTTCTTTTCCAGTGCGATGTGCAGGCCTCAATGGTGATCATCTGCAAAATGATTCGACgaatttatttgtttttttgtggCCAGGTTGAGGGCAAAGGAAATGGAATCAAGACCGTCATTGTCAACATGACTGATGTTGCAAAGGCACTGAGTAGGCCTCCAACATGTAAGTTAACCTCCCCACCACAAGTGTTTTCTGAAGTGCTAACATTGACTCGCACCATACATTGATACCTTGACGTGACTAAATGTTAGTGTGCGTAACCATTCGTTGGCTTAGGGGATGTTGATTTTGACTCTTATGCTCCTTGCAGATCCGACCAAGTTTTTTGGTTGTGAGCTTGGTGCTCAGACCCAGTTTGACGCAAAGAATGACCGCTTCATCGTCAACGGATCCCATGAGGCGAACAAGTTGCAGGACATGCTAGATGTATTTATCCGGAAATTTGTGCTGTGTCCTGAGTGTGATAACCCTGAAACTGATCTGGTAACTATTTGAGGAACATATTTGTGGTGTACGTTTGGGTAGTAGTGGGGGACAGGAATGAAATGTGTCGAGTGCATTGATCTGTGGGACTTTGCAATTGTAATTTGACCATTATACCAAAGCCACAGATGGTCAGTTTTCCCGGTAATGTTTTGTTaatcatgtatttttttattttactccgTGTAGTGTTGTATCAAGGTCCCTCCTGAGGCCTGTAGATATGACACAGCCCTGGTCAGGTTTTTGTATATAGATATATTTGATGTCCTGCCAACGTTGTGCTATATCTGTAATTTTGGGTTCTGCTTGTTCATGCCGCAGCCATTTGGATCTAATTTTGTATGCTACATACCCTGCAGTGAGTGATCAATTGTCTTTTTGTCTTGCAATACAGTTATGGTCTGTTGGGTAAATTATTACTTGTCTGTTATTGGTGGTATAGTCACTGTCATTAGTGAATATGCTCATTTGTTTGCCCTCTTTATTGCAGCATATCAATCCTAAGAAACAAACAATCGGTAACTCCTGTAAGGCCTGTGGGTACCGCGGCATGCTAGACACACGACACAAGCTCTGCACATTCATCCTCAAAAACCCACCAGGTAAGCACACAAGAATTTGCCCATGATCGATTTGTTTCCTTACTAATCTAAAAGTCAAGTCAGATATGTGGCCTATTGAGTCAACGTGCCGGTTTTTCATCAGAAAATGAACCTGGGTCTGtggagaagaagaaagagaagaagaaccGTAAGAAGGACAAGGAGAATGGCTCTGGCAGCGTTGAGGCTGGGAACCATAACGACATGGATGCCCCTGATGCCATGGTGAGTATCCTCATTAATGTACACAAACCATGCCAGTTCTTAATGTTAGCGGTTGAATAGGGGGAACAAACCTCCATCACCCGCCTCCAAGCTATTATTGGTCTGAGGGACTAGTTTGTCAGTATCTCAAGCCTGCCTTCTAGCAGCATTGACCCAGTGATAATATGTTGTGTATCAGAACGGTGAAGATGATGAGGATTGGGCAGAGGAGACCACGGAGGAGGCACAGAGACGAAGGATGGAGGAGATCAGCTCCCATGCAAAGAACCTGACCCTCAGTGAGGACCTGGAGAAGACCCTGGAGGAGCGGGTCAACATATTCTATAACTTTGTCAAAGTAAGTTGTGCCTGAAACTAATTACAAGGATAATGAAAGTTGGTGATTGATTGTGAAATTCCCTTTGATATGGTGTAGGTAACTTTGGTCCTAGAGTGCTATAagcacttcatgtttttgatttaaccagACCAGGTGTGTTGCATTTAGTCAGTCACTGAACtaatcaattagctcagttggtctgGTATGGGGCGTAGTTGGGACAAGCTCCCGCAGTACCTGCGGTAAGGGTGTGAATGTTTTAACGAAGTTGGGATCCTTAATGTTTAGAACAATCCCTAACTTAAAAACAATGTTtttgtatccccccccccccccacttaatTGAAATCGCAGTGCAGTTATTTTCTGTTATAGGCTATAAAGGCCTAGGAAAGTTGTGTAAAACAAGAGGAACTTTTTAGGCTACTTTGGTGAATTTACAAGACATTGCGAGATGCACATTACCAAAACATATGAGCATGTTTCTGCTGCCCCTCACCCACGTTGGCCTGTCTACTCTCTTTTTCACTAATGATGCAAATGTGTGGTCAGTCTTCTGTTTGTGTGTAGAATATTTTAGCCTATTCATGGtacagggctcctgagtggccacgggtctaaggcactgcatctcagggctagaggcatcactacagaccctggttcaatcatGGGCTGTATCActactggctgtgattgggagtcccatagggcggtgcacaattggccgaTTCTGCCAGGATACAGCAGCCTCTTCGGGACAGTTTTGCGAGCACAGGGTAGCCTATTCTTCAACTCTGCCTCATCTGAAATGGCAGTAGGCTACCGGGAGCCTTTATCGATTTACCCTTTTCAGACATAATTGAATGTGGCCCCATTTAACGCACTGCAGCTACGGCATGTTTGTCTGCTAGGGTAGGGTGCACTACGGCTTTTAAATGCCGACACAAAACTTCTGGAGATATGAATGGGCATTGTACTTGTCTGTGAAGGAATGAGGCTTCTGAAGCGGAACTAATGTCTATCACTAGGCGACCAGAACTGTCAATCAAATCTTGAGTTGCTGTGCGCAGCCTGCTGCCTTGCCTGCGGGCAGACAATCTCTCCTAAAAAAGTACTTTTAAAGTTAGTTAAATACCGGGACATTTAGTAGACATAAAACCTCTAGCTACcatgccatttaaaaaaaaaaacacagcagcACATCATCACGATTATTGTTGGGGAGAAAATGCAGAACATTTTATGCCAGAGCAGAATTCTGTCACTTATTTATTTTCTTGGTCTGCGACGTTCACAATTGTCGCTATCGacatgttactgtagctgtgttctaTGTCTGTAAAGGTTTGCAGTAGGTGACTTCATTGCCCAGTCCAAGCGGTCATACATGGGTAATAGAACCATTATACTGCATTGTAAATTGACGTGGATTTTATTTTTTCTTAGCGTTTTTACTGGAAAACAAAGAGGAATGACAGTTTAAACATTAAGCTAAATTGTCCATTTGTCACGTCCCTAACCTGCGGCACTCCAGGATCAGGGTCTCCTATAGGGTAACaatgaaaaataacattttatgacGGGGACCAAGAAGTGTTGCCTAGCAGTCCTGTTCCACACTCAAATCTTTGTGTTGCTAGGCTTCTTGGTCTATTTTGAAGACCATGGTGTTAAAAGCGTTCTTGGTGTGGTTACTTTCCCCGTCTCCAGCAAAAAAGGGAGGACTGCGCTGTTGATGCAGCAGATAAGGAGATCTTGGTGGAGGCAGAGCGTCTGGATGTGACGGCCATGGGACCGCTGATTCTGAGCGAACTACTGTTTGACGAAAACATCCGTGACCAGATCAAGAAATACAAACGCCATTTCCTTCGTGTGAGTCTTCACTCGTGTTGTTACGTTTGACCTCTGTCATAACCTCATAACTCGGTGGTAATGCATTCAAGAGGGGACAGTTGACCAAAAACCTTCTCAAATTGATCATGGTTTTGTTACTGTTCCTTATGACTTCAGTTCTGTGTGAATAACAAGAAGGCCCAGAAGTACCTCCTGGGAGGCTTTGAGTGCTTGGTGAAGCTGCACCAAGCCCAGCTGCTGCCCCGTGTGCCTGTCGTGCTCAAAGACCTGTATGATGCTGACCTAGTGGAGGAGGATGTCATACTGTCCTGGGCAGAGAAGGTGTGTGGTTAAATGTGTACATTGCTCGCACACCAATACATTTGAATGTCCCCACTTAGCTTAATACGTAGCGTCTTGTAAAATAAGTGACGTTTAATTGTCTGTTTGCTCGGTTCTCTAAGTCTCGTTGCTCATGACTCTCTTTCAGGTGTCCAAGAAGTATGTCTCTAAGGAACTTGCCAAAGAGATTCATGCGAGGGCGTCTCCTTTCATCAGGTGGCTGAAGGAGGCGGAGGAAGAGAGTGAGGAAGACAgtgaggtagaggaggaagaggatgatgaaaATGTGGAGGTACTGGTTAGACTATCCCCTGACTTCACAGCTTTCCCAGTTATATACTGTTTGAGGTGGGCTACTAGGATCTGTTTAGTCAAAACTGCAGCTAATGCAAGACCTACTGTAATGTAAGAATTGTTTTCTCATACTCTCTCAGGTTGTATATGATTCTTCTGCTCGGGAACTGAAAGTGGAGACAGTAAAACCGAACAAGCCTGATGAGGAAGAGGACGACTTCGATATTGATGCAATTTAAACAAGGATGCCATTTTTGAGAAGTTGTAGCTTTGAATCACATTTTCTCATCTTGtcaaatcaccagccctcctTTCCTTTTCTCACACCCTCACTGCTTCCTGGCATGATTAACATGGCGCTATGCACATTTCCTCTGTAATTTTGAGATGTATCCGATCTGAGATATGGGTGGGTTTTGGGGGAATTACTTGACTGGCATGAATTTCTTCCCTTTTTTTGTCATTAAATGTTTTACTGTCCACAACTGTATTTTGTTCCAATTGAATAATTAGATGGTATTCTTGATATTGTCAGATCTGTGGTATGTGTAAACTGTGCATAACCTCTATGGATGTCACTCAGTACTCAACACACTTGTGGTATTCCCCCTCTTGACAAGTCAGCAGTGCCATCGCAGCATATTTTTGAATTGATACAACTTTATGGAATAATGAGAGCACAGAAAAAAACCACTGAAATATATGAAGCTCATCAGGGTGACTCCTTAACCCCACCTGATTTGTATTCAGTATATTGCATCAGTATCTATATAGGCCTAATTCACTTGGATGAGgtaaatatacactgaacaataatataaacgcaacatgtaaagcattggtcccatgtttcatgagctgaaataaaatatcccatacattttcatactcccagaaaggccacactaaaatgtgcagttttgtcacaacacaatgccacagatgtctcaggttttgagggagtgtgcagttggcattctgactgcaggaatgtccaccagagctgttgccagagaatgtaatgttaatttctctaccataaactgcctccaatttAGTTTTAGAGAAtctggcagtacatccaacctgcTTCAACCGCAGACattgtgtatggcgttgtgtggacgagcggtttgctgacgtcaatgtgaaaagagtgccccattgtggggttatggtatgggcaggcaggcataagctacgaacacaattgcattttatcgatggcaatctgaatgcacaaaaataccgtgacgagatcctgaggcccacttttttaaaaggtatctgaCCAACAGCTGcagatctgtattcccagtcatgttaatttcatagattggggcctaatgaattgactgatttcctcatatgaaccgTAACTcggtaaaatcaatgaaattgttgcatgttgcgttttatttttgttcagtatattttcttTATGGGAGGACCTGCCATCCAGCCATAACCCAGCTACCTTTGGAAGCACAACCACTGACTGACTCATGGTTTCTGTAGGTAAGGCATGAACTTGTACAGAGAAAGACCTGTTATTTCCTATCTGTCATTAATGTGAATCACTGAGCGGTGACCGCGCTATCACCGGCTGTATCGCGCTCCAATGAGCGCCGAGGGACGCCTGTTTCCTCACTTCCTCTGCTGTTCTGACAGGATTTGGCCCGATCCAACCCGTGAGTAGCCATTTTGGTCCCACCTAAAACACTAGCCTCATTCGGCATCGGAGATGGAAGAAATTGAGCCGACAGCGAGTCAGAAAGATAAACGCTATTGAAACTCAGGAATACAAACGGACAGGACATCAAGGCATACAAGGATTGCGTTACAAAAAGGAGCGATTTTGGGACCGGTGACAACAACCATCTGCCGTCCCCTCTGTCCGAGTGCTATTCTATCCTAGATTGGAGCCAGTCTCTGATAATTACTTAAATTTAAGAGGCCATGTATGGCATTTTGCAAATAAAAATATAGCTTATCAGCCTTCATTCTCAATATAAATGACTATAGGCCGAGTGAGCGTTATAGGGAAATAGATGTCATCATTGCACTTTTTCTGCGTGCTCGGGACACCTTGAGACACATTTGGATTGGATGGACCGATGTTGAGACAGTATCCCGAATCCATGGTTTTGGTCCAGAAGCAAGAGTACAATCGCCACCCCTTGTATTGCCAAAGAAGGTGCAGAATTTAATCATCCGGGAAATCGAGGCAACATTCGTCGAGAATAAAATGTCAACAAAAACTCCACTACCTACGGTCAATGAGAAAGAGGCGGAAAGCGTAAGTAAACGTATTATTAAGTAGTTAGAGGTAACCACTCTCCCTGTTCCATTGTATCATACCCTTTTACTTTGGCTACTGGCTACACTGTATCTGAGTGTTCGATACATTGTGTCACACGGGAGATGGGAGTATGTTCCTCTACTGTACATGCCCTGGCTGTAATCTCCTATGTTGCCTGATAACTCGACATATGCTGTGTTTGGTCTGTGGACAGTGATAAATACTCGTGTGTATCTCCATCCAAACCTTACCTGTTAGAGGACTGGTTTTTAAAAGTGTCGACCAATAGAGGTGCCAATTGCTCGCCTACCAATGGGCTTACACAGTTCCCACCCCTTTCAGTTCAATGGCAATCGTCTGTCAGTATTCATTCTCGTTGAGAGTATCGGGCAAGCGCCAGGGGATCTATGAGTTACCCCCACAAAAACGAGAGAGTTATCTGGTTAAATGGCATTCAAATTGCCAGCACAAAAATGACAGGGTCTCCGTCGACGAAGAGACCCCCCATCACCATAGTAAGTAACGATTTATTAATAAGAGAAATCTCTGCAACTCTAGGCTACCTGGAATTTTCATTTGGCTAATTGAGGACGAAACTCTCTTGGAATGTCTGTTAGTGAATTTGATCGTTTTATACTGTTGTATGAAGTTGCCTTCATCCTCAGTATCTGGTTAATCTGGAATTGACATTATAGTGAAggaacatacactgagtatacaaaatatgtattACTTTTCCCATGACAGActgtccaggtgaatccaggtgagagctatgatcccttattgatgtcatttgttaaatccacttcaatcagtgtgtagatgaaggggaggagacaggttaaagaaggattttgaagccttgagacaactgagacatggattgtgtatgtgtgccattcagagggtgaatgagcaagaaaaaatattgaagtgcctttgaacagggtatggtagtaggtgccaggcgcaccactttgtgtcaagaactgcaacgctgctgggattttcatgctcaacagtttctcacatgtatcaagaatggtccaccacccaaaggacatccagccaacttgacacaactgtgggaagcattggagtcaacatgggccagcatccctgtggaacgctttcgataccttgtagagtccatgccccgaggaattgaagctgttctgagggtaaaaggtggggtgcaactcaatattaggaaggtgttccaaatgtttggtatactcagtatatTGCCAGGTAATAATACTTTGTGTGATCTACTTAGAGAAGGTTTATGAGAGAGTTGAATTGCTCTCACATTCAGAGGTGTTGTGTTTAGGTTGTTGTCTAGGCTGGTAGTGGATCACAACAGAAATTAAAACatgttgcagtgatgggacaaggctgtaactaccaattggatgtcacgaaatttgttttaattttttttattatagCATCCCTGCAAGTGATAACAGCACTGCAACCCAGTGTTATGGTTGGCTTTACAGGAAGTCTAGCCTGATCCAACAGACTGACCAGCACAGCGATCTGTCTGGTTTACAAGGCTATTGGACGTCTGCTGAATCTAGTGCATTCTTACTGGTAACATCCTGATCAATGCAAACATCAGAATCTTATTAGCCTATGCTTTTCCTTTTGTTCCAGTTCAGCACTGTATATCTTCTCCCGCAACTGAAGCTGTCTGTGTGGCCAGGGAACCACTGATGCCCAGGTTAGGGGTGGGATTGTTAGGGCGGAGTGAGAGCACAGAGCAGGCCCTGTTGAGGGAGCTGAATGGGGGTGGAGAGTCGATACTGACCATCAGAAAAGTCTATCTGATTTTGGGATGGGGTGTTGTGGGCTTTTAACCATGGTCAGAGGATCAATACGCTGGACATACACTGGATCGTCAGACTGCACTACAGTGAGTCACCtacactagggttgcaaaattccctggttttccagaaatcctggtaggaggattccggatttcctgcttattccctcttgATTCcgagggaatttattgaaagttcccgaaattttgcaaccctaacctACACTAATCTTTCTTTACCCTCTTGGTTTGCTTGATCATAATCTGTTCAATAAACATGTAATAAACAGGAGAGTTGTTTTGGATCCTGACAGGGGATGGAATGCCCCAGCATGAGCCACTGCTAGTGCAGAGATGTTCCACTCCTGTCTGTCCGTCCgcttgtcagtctgtctgtccacaGCACAGTGTTTCACTcatgtctgtccgtctgtctgtccacaGCATACGTCTCACAGCAATGGGCGCCAGGAGGTCACCACACGCTCCGTTCGCTCGGGTGTCCGCACCCGAAACTCTGGTGCCGACGAGCAGCCTCATGTGGGGAACTATCGGCTCCTGAAGACCATTGGGAAGGGCAACTTCGCCAAGGTCAAGCTGGCCCGCCATATTCTCACTggcagagaggtgagaggagagaccAGGCCTGCAGCAGGACAGGCTGCTGTAGCCCTTTTCTGGTTTACCTAGCTTcacagacaggtagcctagtggttagagagttagactagtaaccgaaaggttgcaagaacgAATCCCTGTACTGACGAGGTAAAAATtgtttgttctgcccctgaacaaggcaattaacccactgttcctaggctgtcattgaaaataagaatttgttcttaactgacttgcctagttaaataaaggtataaaaaatACTCTTCTTTCCCCTCTCAATAGCATTGTTCTTGTTGTGCAAGTATGAATTGTATCTTTTTCATCAGTAGgtgacataaaaaaaaagaagcagctagtttattaggtacacccagcTAGTACTGGGTCGGACCCCCCCTTTCCtctagaacagcctgaattcttcatgGCATGGATTCTGCAAGGTGTCAGAAACGTTCCACAGgtatgttggtccatgctgacgcaATGGCATAacacagttgctgcagattggacggcggGACATTCATGCTGCGCACATCTATCTCATCCCGTTCTCTCTCATCCCGTTCTCTCTCATCCCGTTCTCTCTCATCCCGTTCTCTCTCATCCCGTTCTCTCCCATCCCGTTCTCTCTCATCCCGTTCTCTCTCATCCCGTTCTCTCACATCCCGTTCTCTCTCATCCCGTTCTCTCACATCCCGTTCTCCTCATCCCGTTCTCTCCCATCCCGTTCTCTCACATCCCGTTCTCTCTCATCCCGTTCTCTCTCATCCCGTTCTCTCACATCCCGTTCTATCTTATCCCGTTCTCTCACATCCCGTTCTCTCCCATCCCGTTCTCTCTCATCCCGTTCTCTCTTATCCCGTTCTATCTCATCCCGTTCTCTCCCATCCCGTTCTCTCCCATCCCGTTCTCCATCATCCCGTTCTCTCTCATCACGTTCTCTCCCATCCCGTTCTCTCTCATCCCGTTCTCTCTCATCCCGTTCTCTCTCATCCGTTCTCTCCCATCCCGTTCTCTCTCATCCGTTCTCTCTCATCACGTTCTCTCCCATCCCGTTCTCTCCCATCCCGTTCTCTAACATCCCGTTCTCTCTCATCCGTTCTCTCTCATCACGTTCTCTCCCATCCCGTTCTCTCTCATCCCGTTCTCTCCCATCCCGTTCTCTCTCATCCCGTTCTCTCTCATCCCGTTCTCTCCCATCCCATAGATGTTCTATTGAGTTTGGTCAGCAACAATGTTGAGATACGCTGTAGCGTTCAATCGTTGCTCGTTTatatcaagggacctaatgtgtgccaggaaaacattccccacaccagtacACCACTGTCACCACCGCtttaccgttgacaccaggcaggatgggtgcatggactcatgctgcttacgccaaatcctgactctgccatcagcatgacaggAACAGGAACTGGTATTTGTCGGACTAGGCAATTTTTTTCCCACTcttcagttgtccagtgttggtgatcgtgtgCCCATTGaagccacttcttcttgtttttatctggtatgagtggaacctggtgtggtcgtctgctgcaatagcccatccgtgacatggatcgacgagttgtgcgttccgagatgctgttctgcacaccactgttgtacagTGCTCTTATTTGTCTGTTTTTaacccgcctgttagcttgcacgatgaGCTGCTTTCACCCACAGGACTTCcgctggatgttttttgtttgtcgcaccatttccggtaaaccctagacactgtcatgcGTGAAAAGCCTGGGAGGCCGGctatttctgagatactggaacttgcgcgcctggcaccgacgatcataccatgctcaaagttgcttaggtcacccgttttgcccattctaacgttcaattgaaaagtaactgaatgcatcgatgcctgtctgcctgctttatatagcaagccatggccactTGACTccctgtctgtaggagcgatctattttcgtgaacggggggttacctaataaactgtccggtaagtgtatgtacagttgaagtcggaagtttacatacaccttagccaaatacatttaaacttagtttttcacaattcctgacatttaatccaagaaaaatgttcctgtcttaggtcagataggatcaccactttattttaagaatgtgaaatgtcagaataatagtagagagaattatttctttcagcttttatttctttcatcacattcccagtgggtcagaagtttacatacacttaattggtatttggtagcattgccttaaacaatttaaacttgggtcaaacgtttcaggtagccttccacaagcttcccacaatacgttggatgaattttggcccattccttctgacagagctggtgtaattgagtcaggtttgtaggcctccttgctcgcacacgctttttcagttctgcccacaaattttctataggattgaggtcagggctttgtaatggccactccaataccttgactttttgtccttaagccattttgccacaactttggaagtatgcttggggtcattgtccatttggaagacccatttgcggccaagctttaacttcctgactgatgtcttgagatgttgcttcaatatatccacataattttgctgcctcatgatgccatctattttgtgaagtgcaccagtccctcctgcagcaaagcactcacacaacatgatgctgccacccccgtgcttcacggttgggatgttgttcttcagcttgcaagcatccctctttttcctccaaaaataacaatggtcattatggccaaacagttctatttttgtgtcatcagaccagaggacatttctccaaaaagtacgatttttgtccccatgtgcagttgtaaaccgtggtctggattttttatggttgttttgtagcagtggcttcttccttgctgagcggcctttcagattaggTCGATATAGGATtaattttactgtggctatagatacttttctacctgtttcctccagcatcttcacgaggtcctttgctgttgttctgggattgatttgcacttttcgcaccaaagtacgtt
This region includes:
- the LOC115172501 gene encoding eukaryotic translation initiation factor 5 — encoded protein: MSVNVNRSVADQFYRYKMPRLIAKVEGKGNGIKTVIVNMTDVAKALSRPPTYPTKFFGCELGAQTQFDAKNDRFIVNGSHEANKLQDMLDVFIRKFVLCPECDNPETDLHINPKKQTIGNSCKACGYRGMLDTRHKLCTFILKNPPENEPGSVEKKKEKKNRKKDKENGSGSVEAGNHNDMDAPDAMNGEDDEDWAEETTEEAQRRRMEEISSHAKNLTLSEDLEKTLEERVNIFYNFVKQKREDCAVDAADKEILVEAERLDVTAMGPLILSELLFDENIRDQIKKYKRHFLRFCVNNKKAQKYLLGGFECLVKLHQAQLLPRVPVVLKDLYDADLVEEDVILSWAEKVSKKYVSKELAKEIHARASPFIRWLKEAEEESEEDSEVEEEEDDENVEVVYDSSARELKVETVKPNKPDEEEDDFDIDAI